A section of the Xylanibacillus composti genome encodes:
- a CDS encoding phosphatase PAP2 family protein, protein MSRVVIWLHHRELRMFHWINQRLQHQIMDWIMGKITHLGGATFTISAMALLWILASGALARTAMLGLIALAASHIPVAFIKRIYPRLRPYDALPEAILSSLPLKDHSFPSGHTTAIFSIITPFVLIFPLFAVLLVPLALTVAISRIYLGLHYPSDVFVGFILGTSAGIATVMLAS, encoded by the coding sequence ATGAGCCGTGTCGTGATATGGCTACACCACCGGGAGCTTCGCATGTTTCACTGGATCAATCAACGACTGCAACATCAGATAATGGACTGGATCATGGGCAAAATCACGCATTTGGGCGGCGCTACCTTCACCATTTCGGCGATGGCGCTGCTGTGGATTTTGGCTTCCGGCGCGCTTGCGCGAACAGCGATGCTTGGCCTGATTGCTTTGGCAGCAAGCCATATCCCCGTAGCTTTTATAAAAAGAATATACCCGCGCTTGCGGCCATACGACGCATTGCCGGAGGCGATTCTCTCGTCGCTTCCGTTGAAGGACCATTCCTTCCCGTCAGGACATACAACCGCTATTTTTTCTATTATAACACCTTTCGTCCTTATTTTTCCATTGTTTGCCGTGCTTCTGGTGCCGCTTGCGCTGACCGTAGCCATCTCCAGAATTTATCTGGGGCTGCACTATCCGTCAGACGTCTTCGTCGGATTTATTCTCGGCACTTCAGCCGGTATCGCAACGGTCATGCTTGCAAGTTAA